The Nitrosopumilus sp. genome includes a window with the following:
- a CDS encoding CBS domain-containing protein: MSTNPERAISYVLSKYVTDYMDKDVLILNQNVLTRVAASMLRNYETDDIIVTDEERHPIGIVTDEDILSKVSDASVYAEATKLKDIMSTPLITINEKSTLQDALHKMRDNNIRKLPIISKKNEVVGMIFQGTIANIIRDATSTAPRLLSPPVKAILGNLGFVLQFAGVLLLVPAIVATILDDTTIATGIYLTTVLLLVTGFFLNSYGEKASLNLHQASILVFSSLFLLILFGTIPYLYVLPSGETEGEAFANAFFSSAAGFTTAGISIFHEPENLTQSFTFFRSYTQLVGGMSFIYLVITAFYPESKLQSMRGFISGRTLHMKELFLTITFIFTVYIVIIALLLYFFGERNIIDNFSLSMSTLATGGFLPTSTILEELIWQEHVILMGGMILGALPFTFHYAFVRKKFLAPKLGKEVLTYFGILGGAIILFSMISGLDTLDSVFYSISASTTAGLQKESLGDLNSGAHIILIILMIIGGCGFSTAGGLKIFRLLHLINIRRYFNKIKRAELSDHTKKEIITTMIIITSMPIIAVITGAHLAITEDVSFENAFFEAISVITTGGLSAGVIDIDTDSGTKIILGFLMIFGRLEIIAIIYIFIPKLS; this comes from the coding sequence ATGTCCACAAATCCAGAACGGGCCATATCATATGTTCTAAGCAAGTATGTTACGGATTATATGGACAAAGATGTGTTAATTCTTAATCAAAATGTATTGACCCGAGTGGCAGCTAGTATGCTGCGCAATTATGAAACAGATGATATTATCGTTACAGATGAAGAAAGACACCCAATTGGAATAGTTACAGATGAGGACATTCTGAGTAAAGTAAGTGATGCTTCAGTTTATGCTGAAGCTACCAAATTAAAAGACATTATGAGTACACCATTGATCACAATTAATGAAAAATCCACATTACAGGATGCACTACATAAAATGAGAGACAATAATATAAGAAAACTACCAATCATATCAAAGAAAAATGAAGTAGTTGGCATGATTTTTCAAGGCACAATTGCAAATATCATAAGAGATGCAACAAGTACAGCACCTCGTCTCTTAAGTCCTCCAGTAAAAGCAATTCTAGGTAATCTTGGTTTTGTTTTACAATTTGCAGGAGTATTGTTACTGGTTCCAGCAATAGTGGCAACAATATTGGATGATACAACGATTGCAACTGGGATTTATTTAACAACTGTTCTATTACTAGTTACAGGGTTTTTTCTAAATTCGTATGGGGAAAAAGCAAGTCTTAACTTACATCAAGCGTCAATATTGGTTTTTTCTAGCTTGTTTTTATTAATTTTGTTTGGAACAATTCCTTATCTATATGTACTTCCAAGCGGTGAAACTGAAGGGGAAGCATTTGCAAATGCTTTCTTTTCAAGTGCCGCAGGATTTACAACTGCGGGAATATCAATATTTCATGAGCCAGAAAATTTGACTCAGAGTTTTACATTCTTCAGAAGTTATACTCAGCTCGTAGGAGGAATGAGTTTCATCTATCTAGTAATCACAGCATTTTATCCAGAATCAAAACTTCAGTCAATGCGTGGCTTCATATCTGGAAGAACTCTTCACATGAAAGAATTATTCCTAACTATTACTTTCATCTTTACAGTATACATAGTGATTATAGCGCTATTACTATATTTCTTTGGAGAGCGAAATATCATTGATAATTTTTCACTATCTATGAGCACACTTGCAACAGGAGGATTCTTACCTACATCAACTATTCTTGAGGAATTAATTTGGCAAGAGCATGTAATCTTAATGGGTGGAATGATTTTAGGAGCTTTACCATTTACATTCCATTATGCATTTGTAAGAAAAAAATTCCTTGCACCAAAACTAGGAAAGGAGGTACTAACATATTTTGGGATTCTAGGTGGTGCCATTATTTTATTCAGTATGATTAGTGGATTGGATACATTAGATAGTGTATTTTATTCAATATCAGCTAGTACAACAGCAGGGTTGCAGAAAGAAAGTCTGGGAGATCTTAATAGTGGAGCACACATAATTTTGATAATTTTGATGATCATTGGAGGATGTGGGTTTTCAACCGCAGGTGGATTGAAAATATTCAGATTACTTCATTTAATAAACATTAGAAGATATTTCAATAAAATAAAAAGAGCAGAACTGTCAGATCATACAAAAAAAGAAATCATTACAACCATGATTATCATAACATCAATGCCAATAATTGCAGTAATAACGGGTGCACATCTTGCAATTACTGAAGATGTATCATTTGAAAATGCATTCTTTGAGGCAATAAGTGTGATAACTACAGGAGGATTATCAGCAGGCGTGATAGACATAGACACAGATTCAGGAACAAAAATTATTCTTGGATTTTTAATGATATTTGGAAGATTAGAGATAATTGCCATCATCTACATCTTTATTCCTAAACTTAGCTAG
- a CDS encoding DUF5615 family PIN-like protein codes for MKILVDENLDGMDERLKSLGYDAYSVRKLQMDGKKLGSDYSIINYARENDMIIITKDTEFRKASEENDFPLILLDDEEILKVIVEKLKNF; via the coding sequence GTGGATGAAAATTTGGATGGTATGGATGAGCGACTTAAGAGCCTTGGATATGATGCTTATAGCGTACGAAAATTACAGATGGATGGGAAAAAACTTGGTTCTGATTATTCGATAATCAATTATGCTCGTGAAAATGATATGATCATTATCACAAAAGATACTGAATTTCGCAAAGCAAGTGAAGAAAATGATTTTCCACTAATATTACTTGATGATGAAGAAATCTTAAAAGTTATTGTAGAAAAATTAAAAAATTTTTAG